A genomic segment from Helicobacter sp. NHP19-012 encodes:
- the dnaA gene encoding chromosomal replication initiator protein DnaA: protein MLEDLLETLKTHMSTYEFQTYIQPLYFDPHASNATCAVFYAPNVWLANYIKTRYGALLEQVLSAKQNTPLKVQICPKETKPKAPPKPLIKAHKNPTLNPAFTFDTLVVGACNHMAVKVASQVAQKSGVYNPVLFFGGVGLGKTHILNAIGNTACDRLQSVLYVTAEQFLNDYVFRLNNHSMDKFQEKYRSCDYLLIDDVQFFGGKEMVQEEFFHTFNTLHAQGKQIVMSSDKPPKHIKGLADRLLSRFEMGMIASIQAPMLDTKIAILTQKCQLNHICIDQEVVEYLASHIHENIRQLEGALLRLNATAALSGEEISLRMAEEILKDTTKERLQEVGLEDILKVVAQTLNLKPADIRNNFRNRQVALARKLIIYLARTLTDTSTNALAQFLGLKDHSGVSKASKTIAQSMAKENHTRLLVEEMQAKINSSKPV, encoded by the coding sequence ATGCTAGAAGACTTACTAGAAACCCTAAAAACGCACATGAGCACCTACGAGTTTCAAACCTACATACAACCCCTATACTTTGACCCCCACGCTTCTAACGCCACTTGTGCCGTGTTTTACGCCCCCAATGTGTGGCTAGCAAATTACATCAAAACCCGCTACGGCGCGCTCTTAGAGCAGGTTTTAAGCGCAAAACAAAACACCCCCCTAAAGGTGCAAATTTGCCCTAAAGAGACCAAGCCCAAAGCCCCCCCAAAACCCCTAATCAAAGCCCATAAAAACCCCACCTTAAACCCCGCTTTCACTTTTGACACGCTGGTTGTGGGGGCGTGCAACCACATGGCAGTAAAAGTCGCCTCCCAAGTGGCACAAAAAAGTGGGGTGTATAACCCGGTGCTCTTCTTTGGGGGTGTGGGGCTTGGCAAGACGCACATTTTAAACGCCATTGGCAACACGGCGTGCGATCGCCTGCAAAGCGTGCTGTATGTGACGGCAGAGCAGTTTTTAAACGATTATGTGTTTCGCTTGAACAACCACAGCATGGACAAATTTCAAGAAAAATACCGCTCTTGCGACTATCTTTTGATCGACGATGTACAGTTTTTCGGCGGCAAAGAGATGGTGCAAGAGGAATTTTTCCACACTTTCAACACCCTACACGCCCAGGGTAAACAAATTGTGATGAGCTCAGACAAACCCCCTAAGCACATCAAGGGGCTAGCCGATCGCCTACTCTCGCGCTTTGAAATGGGCATGATCGCCAGCATCCAAGCCCCCATGCTCGACACCAAGATCGCCATCCTCACACAAAAATGCCAACTCAACCACATTTGCATAGACCAAGAGGTCGTGGAGTATTTAGCCAGCCACATCCACGAAAACATCCGCCAATTAGAGGGTGCGCTCTTGCGCCTGAATGCCACCGCAGCCTTAAGCGGAGAGGAGATCAGCCTACGCATGGCAGAGGAAATCTTAAAGGACACCACAAAAGAACGCTTGCAAGAGGTGGGCTTGGAGGATATTTTAAAGGTAGTGGCACAAACTTTAAATCTTAAGCCCGCCGACATCCGCAATAACTTCCGAAACCGCCAAGTTGCCCTAGCTAGAAAGCTCATCATCTACCTAGCCCGCACGCTCACAGACACCTCCACAAATGCCCTAGCGCAGTTTTTGGGCTTAAAGGATCACAGCGGGGTGAGCAAGGCGAGCAAGACCATCGCACAGAGCATGGCTAAGGAAAACCACACTAGGCTGTTGGTGGAGGAAATGCAGGCCAAGATCAACAGCTCCAAGCCCGTTTAA
- a CDS encoding ABC transporter ATP-binding protein, which yields MLEATNLSHKFENWLYQDLHLHAAPGESIALLGVSGSGKSSLLNNLSTMLKPLQGQVRLLQYQDIYALPLKTLLALRRHDIGIIFQAHYLFRGFNALENLQVASILTNQPIDPALLETLGIAHTLKQQIGELSGGQQQRLSIARVLTKKPKIIFADEPTGNLDSTTALAVMGVLQEYTHQQEGVLILATHDEKIAKGCTRTYLLENQTLRLL from the coding sequence ATGTTAGAAGCCACCAATTTAAGCCACAAGTTTGAAAATTGGTTATACCAAGACCTACACCTACACGCCGCCCCCGGCGAGTCCATCGCCCTTTTAGGCGTGAGTGGGAGTGGGAAGTCAAGCCTCTTAAATAACCTCTCCACCATGCTAAAACCCTTGCAGGGGCAGGTGCGCCTACTGCAATACCAAGACATCTACGCCCTGCCTTTAAAAACCCTTTTAGCCCTAAGACGGCACGACATCGGCATCATTTTTCAAGCCCACTACCTCTTTAGGGGTTTTAATGCCTTAGAGAATTTGCAAGTGGCATCCATCCTTACCAACCAACCCATAGACCCCGCTTTGTTAGAAACCCTTGGCATCGCCCACACCCTAAAGCAACAAATCGGGGAGCTTAGTGGCGGACAGCAACAACGCCTCTCCATCGCTAGGGTCTTAACCAAGAAGCCCAAGATCATCTTTGCCGATGAACCCACGGGCAATTTAGACAGCACCACCGCCCTAGCCGTGATGGGGGTGTTGCAAGAGTATACCCACCAACAAGAGGGGGTTTTGATCCTAGCCACTCACGATGAAAAGATCGCCAAGGGGTGCACAAGGACTTATCTTTTAGAAAACCAAACTCTGCGCTTGCTTTAG
- the lnt gene encoding apolipoprotein N-acyltransferase yields MFFLSLKHPLFLPFKIPIFWAVLFLAPLYVGALFSGAPKFLALAESVLAPLSLWVCLRLNAKQRFLFGLFVGFGMFYWTALSFRYNTYPLLMPLIVLLVALCYGVLFYLLLFKQSLLYRVPALWLASYIHPFGFDWFVPDAFFAYSLFRVDKLSFLVVLCALALLVEKRLSPLYARIAAGVLLVCTLQMPKGTPPLKSVEPISTQINQADKWSVTTLKLNIDANFTLINQAIKKHQKAVILPETAFPIALNKSSLIPLLLKLSQDITIIAGGLYEEGKTIYNSTYIFDKGNYHYAHKVILAPFGESMPFPDSIANALDRFFFGPEVFKLGHAEHFSDFNTTALHLRPLVCYEGTSAKAYKNSPPYLVVISNNAWFVPSIEPFLQRMLLKYYARRFTKTIIHSANKSPAYILSPTLFGDQVFK; encoded by the coding sequence TTGTTTTTTCTAAGCTTAAAACACCCTCTTTTCTTGCCCTTCAAAATCCCAATTTTTTGGGCAGTGCTGTTTTTAGCCCCCTTGTATGTAGGGGCACTCTTTAGCGGTGCGCCTAAATTCTTGGCACTGGCAGAGAGTGTTCTAGCCCCCTTAAGCCTATGGGTGTGTTTGCGCTTAAATGCCAAACAACGCTTTTTATTCGGGCTGTTCGTGGGGTTTGGGATGTTTTATTGGACAGCTCTAAGCTTTCGTTACAACACCTACCCCCTTTTAATGCCCCTCATCGTTCTCTTAGTGGCCCTTTGCTATGGGGTCTTGTTTTATCTCTTGCTCTTTAAACAATCCTTGCTCTATAGAGTGCCTGCGCTGTGGCTAGCCAGCTACATCCACCCTTTTGGCTTTGATTGGTTTGTCCCCGATGCCTTCTTTGCCTACTCTCTCTTTAGGGTGGATAAGCTCAGCTTCTTGGTGGTTTTATGCGCGCTTGCGCTCTTGGTAGAGAAGCGTTTAAGCCCCTTGTACGCCCGCATTGCGGCGGGCGTGCTCTTGGTGTGCACTTTACAAATGCCTAAGGGCACGCCCCCACTAAAAAGCGTTGAGCCCATCAGCACACAGATCAACCAAGCGGATAAATGGAGTGTTACCACATTGAAGTTAAATATTGACGCAAACTTTACTCTCATCAATCAGGCGATTAAAAAGCACCAAAAAGCCGTGATCCTACCCGAAACCGCCTTCCCCATCGCCCTAAACAAAAGCTCTTTAATCCCCCTCTTACTCAAATTAAGCCAAGACATCACCATCATCGCCGGCGGACTCTATGAAGAGGGCAAAACCATCTACAACTCCACCTACATTTTTGACAAGGGGAATTACCACTACGCCCATAAAGTCATCCTCGCCCCCTTTGGCGAGAGCATGCCCTTTCCTGACTCCATCGCCAATGCCCTAGATCGTTTTTTCTTTGGGCCCGAAGTCTTTAAGCTAGGGCACGCTGAACACTTTAGCGACTTTAACACCACCGCCTTGCACCTGCGCCCCCTTGTGTGCTATGAGGGCACTTCTGCCAAAGCCTATAAAAACAGCCCTCCCTACTTGGTGGTCATCAGCAACAACGCATGGTTTGTGCCCAGCATCGAGCCCTTTTTACAGCGCATGCTCTTAAAATACTACGCCCGCCGTTTTACTAAAACCATCATCCACAGCGCCAACAAATCACCTGCCTATATCCTAAGCCCCACCCTCTTTGGCGATCAAGTTTTTAAGTGA
- a CDS encoding CvpA family protein: MAGLLGIVVGVFLASRWAHAVGASFSSHVYAFKDPSLNDLVGFVVVLAGVWIAFLVLGIVVSKAITLSNLGVLDKILGFVFACAKMFLILSFLLYAISRLAFMKTIDNYLHTHSQVYPYMYSVASHILRIKEVQEFGEIIQQKAQNAKKESIQLLEKTQKSLAPTH; the protein is encoded by the coding sequence GTGGCTGGCTTGCTTGGCATCGTGGTGGGGGTGTTTTTAGCCTCTAGGTGGGCGCATGCCGTGGGGGCAAGTTTTTCTAGTCATGTCTACGCCTTTAAAGATCCTTCACTAAATGATTTAGTGGGCTTTGTCGTGGTGTTGGCGGGGGTGTGGATCGCCTTTTTGGTGTTGGGGATTGTGGTGAGCAAGGCGATCACTCTTAGTAATTTGGGCGTGTTGGACAAGATTTTGGGTTTTGTCTTTGCATGTGCCAAAATGTTTTTGATCTTGTCTTTCTTACTTTATGCCATCTCCCGCCTTGCCTTTATGAAAACCATAGACAACTACTTGCACACCCATAGCCAGGTTTACCCCTACATGTACAGCGTGGCTTCGCACATTTTGCGAATTAAAGAAGTCCAAGAGTTTGGCGAGATAATCCAACAAAAAGCCCAAAACGCTAAAAAAGAAAGCATACAGCTTTTAGAAAAAACGCAAAAATCCCTTGCGCCAACCCATTAA
- the lysS gene encoding lysine--tRNA ligase, which translates to MFNTPYIQQRLQKADSLRQAGKNPYDNQVQRTLNNAAFLEKFSDLHSKDEPKDPNSVHALVGRVRFMRLMGKACFIKIEDQSALLQVYLSQNDLGKEGFEDFKKCVEVGDIVNVIGYPFVTKTEELSLHATACKILTKAIVPLPEKFHGLSDIELRYRQRYVDLIANPEVKEVFKTRSKIVATIRRFFEEKGFLEVETPMMHPIAGGANARPFITYHNALEVERYLRIAPELYLKRLVVGGFEAVFEINRNFRNEGMDHSHNPEFTMLEFYWAYKTYEDLITLTKELFSTLLNTLNLPAILTYQEHQIDFNAVRVLGFKEALEQVGGLSKDTINDPKKLQAYLKKEGVRLEGVINHGKLLAEAFDLCVEGKLINPTFITEYPIEISPLARRNDTNPDIADRFELFIAGKEIANGFSELNDPIDQYGRFEEQVRAKESGDEEAQFMDTDYVWALGHGMPPTAGEGIGIDRLVMLLTNSKTIKDVILFPAMKPENKDNHA; encoded by the coding sequence ATGTTTAACACCCCCTATATCCAACAACGCTTGCAAAAAGCCGACAGCTTACGCCAAGCGGGCAAAAACCCTTATGACAACCAAGTCCAGCGCACTTTAAACAACGCCGCCTTTTTGGAGAAGTTCAGCGACCTACACAGCAAAGACGAGCCCAAAGACCCAAATAGCGTCCACGCCCTAGTGGGGCGGGTGCGTTTCATGCGGCTCATGGGCAAGGCGTGCTTCATCAAAATCGAGGATCAAAGTGCGTTGTTGCAGGTGTATTTGTCCCAAAACGATTTAGGCAAAGAGGGCTTTGAGGACTTTAAAAAATGCGTGGAGGTGGGCGACATCGTCAATGTCATCGGCTACCCCTTTGTTACAAAAACCGAAGAATTAAGCCTACACGCCACCGCTTGTAAAATCCTCACCAAAGCCATTGTGCCCCTGCCCGAGAAATTCCACGGCTTAAGCGACATAGAGTTGCGCTACCGCCAACGCTATGTGGATTTGATCGCCAACCCCGAAGTCAAAGAGGTGTTTAAAACTCGTAGCAAAATCGTCGCCACCATCCGCCGTTTCTTTGAAGAAAAGGGCTTTTTGGAAGTGGAAACCCCGATGATGCACCCCATCGCCGGTGGAGCCAATGCCCGCCCCTTCATCACCTACCACAACGCCCTAGAGGTGGAGCGGTATTTAAGAATTGCCCCCGAGCTGTATTTAAAACGCCTTGTGGTGGGGGGCTTTGAGGCGGTGTTTGAGATCAACCGCAATTTTAGAAACGAGGGCATGGACCACTCCCATAACCCCGAATTTACCATGCTCGAATTTTACTGGGCGTATAAGACTTATGAGGACTTGATCACGCTCACCAAGGAGCTTTTTAGCACGCTCTTAAACACCCTAAACTTGCCCGCCATCCTCACCTACCAAGAGCACCAAATCGACTTTAACGCCGTGCGGGTGCTTGGCTTTAAAGAGGCGCTAGAGCAAGTGGGCGGATTAAGTAAAGACACCATCAACGACCCTAAAAAATTGCAAGCCTATTTAAAAAAAGAGGGCGTGCGTTTAGAGGGGGTGATTAACCATGGCAAGCTTTTAGCCGAAGCCTTTGATTTGTGTGTGGAGGGTAAACTCATCAACCCAACTTTCATCACAGAATACCCCATTGAAATCAGCCCCCTAGCTAGACGCAACGATACAAACCCCGACATTGCCGATCGCTTCGAACTTTTCATTGCGGGCAAAGAAATCGCCAATGGCTTTAGCGAGCTCAATGACCCCATCGACCAATACGGGCGCTTTGAAGAGCAAGTGAGGGCTAAAGAGAGCGGCGATGAGGAGGCGCAATTCATGGATACAGACTATGTGTGGGCTTTAGGGCATGGCATGCCCCCCACAGCCGGCGAGGGGATCGGCATCGATCGGCTAGTGATGTTGCTCACCAACTCTAAAACGATCAAAGATGTGATCTTATTCCCGGCGATGAAGCCCGAAAATAAGGACAACCATGCCTAA
- a CDS encoding serine hydroxymethyltransferase has product MPKYFLEQSDPELFGLIKEEWVRQIAHLEMIASENYTFESVMEAMGSVLTNKYAEGYPNKRYYGGCEVVDKIESLAIERAKKLFNCAFANVQPHSGSQANMAIYHALLKPYDKILSMELSSGGHLTHASQVSMTGQHFQGFHYGVNDEGWIDYEEVYKIAQIVRPKLIVCGYSAYPREIDFKRFREIADSVGALLMGDVAHIAGLVVAGEHPHPLPHCHIISSTTHKTLRGPRGGIVLTDDEEIAAKVNKALFPGTQGGPLMHVIAGKAAGFLENLKPEWRTYAKAVKAHTQVLVQGLLEQGFNLVSGGSDNHLLVMRFEDFSGKEAEEALGRAGIIVNKNTVPGEKRSPFITSGIRLGAAALTSRGLDSKAFAFIAEKIAQVLRNIKGDQSGVYQEIEAFSKGYKTYAQPIF; this is encoded by the coding sequence ATGCCTAAGTATTTTTTAGAGCAAAGCGACCCCGAGTTGTTTGGGTTGATTAAAGAGGAGTGGGTGCGTCAAATTGCCCACTTAGAGATGATCGCCAGCGAAAACTACACCTTTGAGAGCGTGATGGAGGCGATGGGCAGCGTTTTAACGAATAAATACGCTGAAGGCTACCCCAATAAACGCTACTATGGAGGCTGTGAGGTGGTGGACAAAATCGAAAGCCTTGCCATTGAAAGGGCAAAAAAACTCTTTAACTGCGCCTTTGCCAATGTGCAGCCCCACTCAGGCTCTCAAGCCAACATGGCAATTTACCACGCCTTGTTAAAACCCTATGACAAAATTCTAAGCATGGAACTTAGCAGCGGGGGGCATTTAACCCATGCATCTCAAGTCAGCATGACGGGGCAACACTTTCAAGGTTTTCATTATGGAGTTAATGATGAGGGGTGGATCGACTACGAGGAAGTTTATAAAATCGCCCAAATTGTGCGCCCTAAACTCATCGTTTGTGGATATTCGGCTTACCCACGAGAAATCGACTTTAAACGCTTTAGAGAGATCGCCGACTCTGTGGGGGCTTTGCTCATGGGCGATGTCGCCCACATCGCCGGGCTTGTGGTCGCCGGCGAGCACCCACACCCCCTGCCCCATTGTCACATCATCAGCAGCACGACCCACAAAACCCTAAGAGGCCCTAGAGGTGGGATTGTCTTAACCGATGATGAAGAGATCGCGGCTAAGGTCAATAAAGCCCTATTCCCGGGCACGCAGGGCGGGCCTTTAATGCATGTCATCGCCGGCAAGGCGGCGGGGTTTTTAGAGAACCTTAAACCCGAATGGCGCACTTACGCTAAAGCTGTGAAAGCACACACGCAGGTTTTAGTGCAGGGGCTCTTAGAGCAGGGTTTTAACTTAGTGAGTGGGGGGAGCGACAACCACTTATTAGTGATGCGCTTTGAAGACTTTAGCGGTAAAGAGGCTGAAGAGGCTTTAGGCAGGGCGGGGATCATCGTGAATAAAAACACGGTGCCCGGTGAAAAGAGAAGCCCCTTTATCACCAGCGGGATTAGGCTAGGCGCAGCCGCCCTCACGAGTCGGGGGTTAGACTCTAAAGCCTTTGCCTTCATCGCTGAGAAAATAGCCCAAGTTTTACGCAATATCAAAGGCGATCAAAGTGGGGTTTACCAAGAGATCGAGGCATTTAGCAAGGGGTATAAAACCTATGCACAGCCCATTTTTTAA
- a CDS encoding DUF1882 domain-containing protein, whose protein sequence is MVEMDLKLIKIQTGFYYALKPGLGQRVTHMGRCYYDKFEKVEAPLTSMLIQKHWKKELTIAHALILPNNKVENIVFDYNGRNPERFYHKAQLLLREEGFINFTAYESKTPGHLHLYVHKGHTELSEGQRLIRTLSMKLAQGLPNEWRVFPNTDLPHSFNILILPYGVYAKERGAGWARHM, encoded by the coding sequence ATGGTTGAAATGGACTTAAAGTTAATCAAAATACAAACGGGTTTTTACTATGCCTTAAAGCCGGGCTTGGGACAGAGGGTAACCCACATGGGGCGTTGCTATTACGATAAGTTTGAAAAGGTGGAAGCCCCCCTCACTTCCATGCTCATCCAAAAGCACTGGAAAAAAGAGCTCACCATCGCCCACGCCTTGATTTTGCCCAACAATAAAGTCGAAAACATTGTCTTTGACTACAACGGGCGCAATCCCGAGCGCTTTTACCACAAGGCGCAACTCTTGCTAAGAGAGGAAGGGTTTATAAACTTCACTGCCTACGAGAGCAAGACCCCCGGGCATTTGCACCTCTATGTACACAAGGGCCACACCGAACTTAGCGAAGGACAGCGTTTGATACGCACCTTGTCTATGAAACTCGCACAAGGCTTGCCAAATGAATGGCGGGTTTTCCCCAACACCGATTTACCCCATTCCTTTAATATACTGATCTTGCCCTATGGGGTTTACGCTAAAGAGCGGGGTGCGGGCTGGGCAAGACACATGTAA
- a CDS encoding SPOR domain-containing protein, translated as MDKNEFSELEQGLNRRLNEVVNGHEEQKGSGLKKILLIVAIALIILVVVVLVFYKSTREPAKSASLPPEKNMQKVGNGHDFESLTLEPAVKKPEEDRFDKIVKDIQSKQNQSPTEDNNNAKLNALPASPLDRPTPTHKDIGQSAPTHKPVNKEHTEAHKEIHHEAHKPEQAHKSEHHEAHKAHQEAHKPTHHKKEAIHTAHKVEHKVESKAEHPVHKEKPAHATKHESKPVAKHPTAVGLPKGFYLQVGVFSKTPNAKFLEALKAYPHKVQDFKGQKRYLIGPFESKEKADEELEKVSKDVAKPVHVQIK; from the coding sequence ATGGACAAAAACGAATTTAGTGAACTTGAACAAGGCTTAAATAGAAGGCTCAATGAAGTGGTGAATGGGCATGAAGAGCAAAAAGGCTCAGGGCTCAAAAAAATCCTCCTCATCGTGGCCATCGCGCTCATCATTTTAGTGGTGGTGGTTTTGGTATTTTATAAAAGCACGAGAGAGCCGGCCAAAAGTGCATCTTTACCCCCTGAAAAAAATATGCAAAAGGTCGGTAATGGCCACGACTTTGAAAGCTTGACTTTAGAACCTGCGGTAAAAAAGCCCGAGGAAGATCGCTTTGATAAAATCGTCAAAGACATCCAGAGCAAGCAAAACCAATCCCCCACAGAGGACAACAATAACGCTAAGTTAAACGCTCTACCAGCAAGTCCCCTAGATAGACCCACACCCACACATAAAGACATAGGACAATCCGCCCCCACGCATAAACCCGTGAATAAGGAACATACAGAAGCCCATAAAGAAATCCACCACGAAGCGCACAAGCCCGAACAAGCACATAAGTCTGAGCACCACGAAGCGCACAAAGCCCACCAAGAAGCCCATAAGCCCACACACCACAAAAAAGAAGCCATCCACACAGCGCATAAAGTGGAGCACAAGGTAGAAAGCAAGGCAGAACACCCTGTCCATAAAGAAAAACCCGCACACGCCACAAAGCACGAGAGCAAACCAGTTGCTAAACACCCGACTGCGGTGGGTCTACCTAAGGGCTTTTATTTGCAAGTGGGCGTGTTTAGTAAAACCCCGAATGCTAAATTCTTAGAGGCACTCAAAGCCTATCCGCACAAAGTCCAAGACTTTAAGGGGCAAAAGCGTTACTTGATCGGTCCCTTTGAGAGCAAGGAAAAAGCCGATGAGGAGCTCGAAAAAGTGAGTAAAGATGTGGCTAAACCCGTGCATGTGCAGATCAAATAA
- a CDS encoding RidA family protein: MNAVHSQKAPRAIGPYSQAIATEHLVFVSGQLGINPATGEFAGADIKAQATQSMENIKAILHAAGLGMHHIVKTTILLKSLDDFAVVNEIYGSYFKEPYPARATFQVAKLPKDGLVEIEAIAQK, from the coding sequence ATGAACGCTGTGCATTCTCAAAAAGCTCCTAGAGCTATTGGCCCTTACTCTCAAGCGATTGCCACTGAGCACCTTGTGTTTGTGTCCGGGCAATTAGGCATTAACCCCGCAACGGGTGAGTTTGCCGGAGCGGATATCAAGGCGCAAGCCACGCAGTCCATGGAAAACATCAAGGCAATTTTACACGCCGCCGGGCTTGGCATGCACCACATTGTCAAAACCACGATTTTATTAAAAAGTTTAGACGACTTTGCGGTGGTGAATGAAATTTATGGGAGCTATTTTAAAGAACCCTACCCCGCCCGTGCCACTTTTCAAGTCGCAAAACTGCCTAAAGATGGCTTGGTTGAAATCGAAGCCATTGCCCAAAAATAA
- a CDS encoding NAD(P)/FAD-dependent oxidoreductase — translation MQKDAVVIGGGIVGLSCAYSLHKLGRKVSVIEKGDGSNGTSFGNAGLISAFKKSPLSCPGVVGDTLKLMLKGQAPLSIHWGLNAQLYKWLCKFVKSANAKATARTMALFERYGWLSIDVYHEMLADGMDFWYKEDGLLMIYTLQENFDKKIKLCQDHYDPKTYEIFDAKKTLEYMPVAKEETIAGSVLLTENAHVDAREVMEHLQTYLKNAGVEFYYNEEVLDFEFSGNKVNGIITTANRFQADTIILSTGANPQLIKKTGNDFLMMGAKGYSITFEMEEELKPKTSSLFADIFLAMTPRRNTVRITSKLELNTLDPSITPAQIANMKKNFTTFTKPFVMKNPVEWSGFRPLTPNDIPYLGYDKKYKNLIHATGLGWLGITFSPAIGRVIANLTTEGANEKSADIMLFSAFFRD, via the coding sequence ATGCAAAAAGATGCCGTTGTCATCGGTGGAGGCATTGTCGGTTTAAGTTGTGCCTATTCCTTGCATAAACTCGGGCGCAAGGTTAGCGTGATTGAAAAGGGGGATGGGAGCAACGGGACTTCCTTTGGCAACGCCGGATTGATCTCCGCCTTTAAAAAATCTCCGCTCTCTTGCCCGGGCGTGGTGGGCGATACGCTAAAACTCATGTTAAAGGGTCAAGCTCCTTTGAGCATCCATTGGGGTCTAAACGCCCAACTTTATAAATGGTTGTGTAAATTCGTGAAAAGTGCAAACGCCAAAGCCACCGCCCGCACGATGGCACTCTTTGAACGCTACGGGTGGCTGAGTATCGATGTTTACCACGAAATGCTCGCCGATGGCATGGACTTTTGGTATAAAGAAGACGGATTGTTGATGATCTACACCTTGCAAGAAAACTTTGATAAAAAAATCAAATTATGCCAAGATCATTACGATCCTAAGACCTACGAAATTTTTGACGCTAAAAAGACCTTAGAATACATGCCCGTGGCAAAAGAAGAAACCATCGCCGGCAGTGTCCTACTCACTGAAAACGCCCATGTGGACGCAAGGGAAGTGATGGAGCATTTGCAAACCTATCTTAAAAATGCCGGCGTGGAGTTCTACTACAACGAGGAAGTGTTGGATTTTGAGTTTAGCGGGAATAAAGTCAATGGCATCATCACCACGGCTAATCGCTTCCAAGCCGACACGATCATTTTATCCACAGGCGCAAACCCCCAACTCATTAAAAAAACCGGCAACGACTTTTTAATGATGGGTGCAAAGGGTTACAGCATCACCTTTGAAATGGAAGAAGAGCTCAAACCCAAAACTTCTTCCCTCTTTGCCGACATTTTCTTAGCCATGACTCCGCGCAGAAACACCGTGCGCATCACTTCTAAGCTCGAGCTAAACACCCTTGATCCTAGCATCACGCCCGCGCAGATCGCCAACATGAAGAAAAACTTCACCACTTTCACAAAGCCCTTTGTGATGAAAAACCCCGTGGAGTGGAGCGGATTTAGACCCTTAACCCCTAATGACATCCCCTACTTGGGCTATGATAAAAAATACAAAAATTTGATCCACGCCACGGGGTTAGGTTGGCTAGGCATCACCTTTAGCCCTGCCATTGGGCGCGTCATCGCCAACCTCACCACTGAGGGCGCAAACGAGAAAAGCGCAGACATCATGCTTTTCTCCGCTTTTTTCAGGGATTAA